The following proteins are co-located in the Lepisosteus oculatus isolate fLepOcu1 chromosome 9, fLepOcu1.hap2, whole genome shotgun sequence genome:
- the tmem275a gene encoding transmembrane protein 275 produces the protein MMFTDKSTTTVPKKGPKKKRKKTRPQGLPSPALCCACGLCIMLAGINITLVGAFAFGTFMPVNNPPIIIGPILLVVAFAFFGACCVCSRRPPAQSSRKPKVGSNLGLIHAGNTAFEIEMSEHTLQDTTAVQLSPTNSPCSSPKSSPAPEGARACKLFTMEANGPAARYSAGGEAVQLNLPRDLAAT, from the coding sequence ATGATGTTCACGGATAAAAGCACCACCACGGTGCCCAAGAAAGGGCcgaagaagaagaggaagaagacgAGGCCCCAGGGACTTCCCTCCCCGGCCCTGTGCTGCGCCTGTGGGCTGTGCATCATGCTAGCGGGCATCAACATCACCCTGGTGGGAGCCTTCGCCTTCGGGACCTTCATGCCCGTGAACAATCCGCCCATCATCATCGGGCCCATCCTGCTGGTGGTGGCGTTCGCCTTCTTCGGCGCGTGCTGCGTCTGCAGCCGCCGCCCCCCCGCCCAGAGCTCCCGCAAGCCCAAAGTGGGGAGCAACTTGGGCCTCATCCACGCCGGCAACACCGCCTTCGAGATCGAGATGAGCGAGCACACGCTGCAGGACACCACGGCCGTGCAGCTCAGCCCCACGAACTCCCCCTGCTCCTCGCCCAAGTCCAGCCCCGCCCCCGAGGGCGCGCGGGCCTGCAAGCTCTTCACCATGGAGGCCAACGGGCCCGCCGCCCGCTACTCGGCCGGGGGAGAGGCCGTCCAGCTCAATCTGCCCCGAGACTTGGCCGCCACCTAG